Proteins encoded by one window of Nicotiana tabacum cultivar K326 chromosome 10, ASM71507v2, whole genome shotgun sequence:
- the LOC107782664 gene encoding pentatricopeptide repeat-containing protein At2g15690, mitochondrial-like produces MASSSFSGTANSIFSPNTLLKFRLPPSTLHFQPLYAAPHEPSATASPPQHSGRNTSRYSPQSRPRRNNKPDYKKTTTTIQKEAKPLTVSLISADDVNLMTLCNEGKFEEVIQYVTQGVGADFRVFEALLSYCTKLASLDVGEKVHELLIRSPWSNNVELNGRLVEMYVKSGSMRNARKVFDKMREKKLELWHLMISGYAESGDGESGLHLFEHMRKLRVLELNGDTFSAVLSACASKGAVKQGFVYFELMKNEYGIVPEIEHYLGIIDVLGKSGHLNEALEFVEDMPIEPTKEVWQSIINFARIHGDIELEDRAEELLIRLDSSRNMADKPLAPFQKRHSQFNMLEGKDRVNEFKSTIQHRADAYEKLKGLSGQMRDAGYVPDTRYVLHDIDEAAKEQALMYHSERLAIAYGLISTPARTTLRIIKNLRICGDCHNAIKIMSKIVGRELIVRDNKRFHHFRDGKCSCNDYW; encoded by the coding sequence ATGGCGTCCTCCTCATTTTCCGGAACGGCTAACTCCATCTTTTCCCCTAACACTCTCCTAAAATTCCGTCTTCCACCTTCTACACTCCATTTTCAACCCCTCTACGCTGCCCCACACGAACCCAGCGCCACCGCTTCCCCACCACAGCACTCTGGCCGTAACACCAGCCGCTACTCTCCACAGTCAAGACCTCGCCGGAACAACAAGCCAGATTACAAAAAAACCACTACTACCATTCAAAAAGAAGCTAAACCCTTAACAGTGAGCCTCATCTCAGCAGATGATGTTAACTTGATGACTCTGTGCAATGAAGGTAAGTTTGAAGAAGTAATCCAGTACGTTACGCAAGGCGTTGGCGCTGACTTTCGTGTTTTTGAGGCATTGTTGAGCTACTGTACTAAGCTTGCGTCTTTGGACGTTGGGGAGAAGGTGCACGAGCTCTTAATACGTTCGCCCTGGAGTAACAATGTTGAATTGAATGGTAGGTTGGTGGAAATGTACGTTAAGAGCGGGAGCATGAGGAACGCCAgaaaagtgtttgataaaatgcgtGAAAAGAAGTTGGAGTTATGGCACTTGATGATTAGTGGGTATGCAGAAAGTGGCGATGGGGAAAGTGGTTTGCATTTGTTTGAGCATATGAGAAAACTTAGGGTGTTGGAGCTCAATGGGGACACTTTTTCTGCGGTTCTTTCCGCTTGTGCAAGTAAGGGGGCTGTCAAACAAggttttgtgtattttgagctGATGAAGAATGAGTATGGCATTGTTCCCGAAATTGAGCACTATTTAGGGATTATTGATGTTTTGGGCAAATCTGGGCATTTAAACGAAGCTCTAGAGTTTGTTGAAGACATGCCTATTGAGCCTACAAAAGAAGTATGGCAGTCCATCATAAATTTTGCACGAATTCATGGGGATATCGAACTTGAAGATCGAGCTGAGGAGCTACTCATTAGGCTAGATTCTTCCAGAAATATGGCTGATAAGCCCCTTGCACCATTTCAGAAGAGGCATTCTCAGTTTAATATGCTTGAGGGTAAGGATAGAGTTAACGAGTTCAAGAGCACAATTCAACACAGGGCAGATGCATATGAGAAATTGAAAGGCTTGAGCGGGCAAATGAGGGATGCAGGTTATGTACCAGACACAAGGTATGTGCTTCATGATATTGATGAGGCGGCTAAGGAGCAAGCACTGATGTATCATAGTGAGAGATTGGCTATTGCATATGGTTTAATTAGTACTCCGGCAAGAACAACTCTTAGGATCATCAAAAACCTACGGATATGTGGTGACTGTCACAATGCAATTAAGATCATGTCAAAGATTGTTGGGAGAGAGTTGATTGTCAGAGATAACAAGCGGTTTCATCATTTCAGAGACGGTAAATGCTCCTGCAATGACTATTGGTGA
- the LOC107782670 gene encoding mitochondrial carrier protein CoAc2-like: MTKQRDENEKEERVVLMDGVLEGMPLFAKELIAGGVAGGFAKTAVAPLELIKILFQTRQAEFRSLGLSGSFTKIAKTEGALGFFRGNGASVVRIVPYAALHFMAYEEYRRWIIQSIPGVGRGPVLDLVAGSFAGGTAVLFTYPLDLVRTKLAYQVVGSQKLNVQGPATGEQFYKGIRDCFSKTYKKAGIRGLYRGVAPSLYGIFPYAGLKFYFYEKMKSHVPQERRKSIAVKLACGSVAGLLGQTFTYPLDVVRRQMQVQRLSASSSSHEMKGTLDTLVMIVQRHGWKQLFSGLSLNYLKVVPSVAIGFTVYDLMKSYLRVPSRDEAVVEVVTSRRNSKPSSLHS; this comes from the exons ATGACAAAGCAGAGGGATGAAAATGAAAAGGAGGAGAGGGTTGTGTTAATGGATGGGGTTTTAGAGGGGATGCCCCTCTTTGCAAAAGAATTAATAGCTGGGGGTGTGGCTGGTGGATTTGCTAAGACTGCTGTTGCCCCTCTTGAGCTTATCAAGATCTTATTTCAG ACCAGACAAGCTGAATTTCGGAGTTTGGGGCTGTCCGGATCCTTTACAAAGATTGCTAAGACAGAAGGAGCTCTCGGATTTTTCAG GGGAAATGGAGCTAGTGTTGTTCGCATTGTGCCTTATGCTGCTTTGCATTTCATGGCCTATGAGGAGTACCGCCGCTGGATTATACAGAGTATTCCTGGAGTTGGGAGAGGTCCGGTTCTAGATCTTGTAGCAGGATCGTTTGCTGGTGGGACTGCTGTACTTTTTACCTATCCACTTGATTTAGTTCGAACTAAATTGGCTTACCAG GTTGTTGGATCCCAGAAGTTGAATGTACAAGGGCCTGCTACAGGTGAACAGTTTTACAAAGGGATACGGGACTGCTTCTCAAAGACATACAAGAAAGCTGGAATAAGAGGGCTGTACCGTGGTGTTG CACCATCACTCTATGGAATCTTCCCATATGCGGGGCTAAAATTTTACTTCTATGAGAAAATGAAAAGCCATGTCCCTCAGGAGCGAAGGAAGTCTATCGCAGTAAAACTAGCATGTGGATCTGTTGCAGGACTACTAGGTCAGACTTTCACTTATCCCCTAGATGTAGTGAGAAGGCAGATGCAG GTACAACGACTCTCCGCATCTAGCAGCAGCCATGAAATGAAAGGAACGCTTGATACTCTTGTTATGATTGTACAAAGACATGGATGGAAGCAACTATTTTCTGGGTTGAGCCTCAATTATTTGAAG GTTGTACCATCCGTGGCAATTGGATTTACTGTTTATGATTTGATGAAATCATACCTGAGAGTACCATCAAGAGATGAAGCTGTTGTAGAAGTTGTTACCAGCCGCAGAAATAGTAAACCATCATCCCTGCACTCTTAA
- the LOC107764795 gene encoding thiamine phosphate phosphatase-like protein, whose product MSMNFVLRTSGLARNPIARSGLTTNFMGHPIGPIYRVRVAAASEQLCGSRQLTTACLIAGKSLNMAGAKTVIIFDFDRTLIDDDSDRWVVENMGLTYLFNQLRPTLPWNALMDRMMEELHSQGKTVEQIAECLKHVPLHPQTISAIESAHALGCDLKVLSDANQFYIETILKHHGLYRCFSEIITNPTMVDAEGRLRIFPYHELASFHGCNLCPPNLCKGLVIEQIQASMSDKRKSRFIYLGDGRGDYCPTLKLDRGDHVMPRKGFPLWDRLLSNPSLLKADCHEWSNGEELASILLQLVEKVCEE is encoded by the exons ATGTCTATGAATTTTGTTTTGAGAACTTCCGGGTTGGCACGGAATCCAATTGCCAGATCTGGGCTAACCACAAACTTTATGGGCCATCCAATCGGCCCGATTTATAGAGTCCGCGTTGCTGCTGCTTCAGAACAACTCTGTGGTTCCCGGCAGCTTACAACCGCTTGTTTGATCGCCGGGAAATCACTGAACATGGCGGGGGCAAAGACCGTGATCATATTCGATTTTGATCGGACCCTGATTGATGATGACAGCGATAGATGGGTCGTGGAGAATATGGGTCTGACCTATTTGTTCAACCAGCTCCGTCCAACTTTACCTTGGAATGCTCTCATG GATAGGATGATGGAGGAGCTACATTCTCAAGGTAAAACAGTTGAACAGATAGCTGAATGTTTGAAGCACGTTCCGTTGCATCCTCAGACAATTTCAGCAATAGAATCAGCTCACGCTCTTGG ATGTGACTTAAAAGTACTTAGCGATGCCAATCAGTTTTACATCGAGACTATATTGAAACATCACGGATTATACAGATGTTTCTCGGAGATCATTACAAACCCAACTATGGTAGATGCAGAAGGTAGACTGAGGATCTTCCCTTACCATGAGTTGGCTTCATTTCATGGTTGTAATCTATGCCCTCCCAACTTGTGCAAG GGTCTTGTTATTGAGCAGATCCAAGCTTCCATGTCTGATAAAAGGAAATCAAGATTCATATATCTTGGAGACGGGAGAGGTGATTACTGCCCAACCTTGAAGCTTGATAGAGGAGACCATGTGATGCCAAGGAAGGGCTTTCCGTTGTGGGATCGCTTGCTAAGTAATCCAAGTCTTTTGAAAGCAGATTGTCATGAATGGAGCAATGGGGAAGAACTAGCAAGCATCCTACTTCAGCTTGTTGAAAAAGTCTGCGAGGAATAG
- the LOC107764796 gene encoding protein NDL1-like isoform X2 → MSCFQGLFFCPEAASLLLHNFCIYHISPPGHELGAAAICPEDPAPSVDDLADQIVEVLNYFGLRSVMCMGVTAGAYILTLFAIKHRERVLGLILVSPLCRAPSWSEWFYNKVMSNLLYFYGMCSLLKDFLLYRYFSKEVRGSAEVPESDIAQACRRLLDERQSINILRFLQAIDGRPDITQGLKKLQCRTLIFVGDSSPFHSDSLHMTAKLDRRFSALVEVQDCGSMVTEEQPHAMLIPMEYFLMGYGLYRPNQLSGSPRSPLTPSCIAPELLSPESMGLKLKPIKTRIESKVPGTRR, encoded by the exons ATGTCATGTTTCCAGGGATTATTCTTCTGTCCGGAAGCAGCTTCATTGCTGCTCCATAACTTTTGCATTTACCACATAAGTCCTCCGGGGCATGAG TTGGGAGCTGCAGCAATTTGTCCAGAGGATCCTGCACCTTCAGTAGATGATTTGGCTGATCAGATAGTCGAGGTTCTTAACTATTTTGG GCTGCGGTCAGTTATGTGTATGGGAGTAACGGCTGGTGCTTATATACTCACGTTATTCGCG ATAAAACATAGGGAGCGTGTTCTTGGTTTGATTCTTGTTTCCCCTCTGTGCAGAGCACCTTCTTGGAGTGAATGGTTTTATAATAAG GTCATGTCGAATTTACTTTACTTCTATGGAATGTGTAGTCTGCTGAAAGACTTTTTACTATACCGTTACTTCAGCAAG GAGGTCCGTGGCAGCGCAGAAGTTCCAGAATCAGATATAGCTCAAGCATGCAGAAGA ttGCTAGATGAGAGGCAGAGCATAAACATTTTACGGTTTCTTCAAGCTATTGACGG GAGACCCGATATCACACAAGGATTGAAAAAGCTACAATGTCGAACTCTCATCTTTGTCGGGGATAGTTCTCCTTTCCATTCCGATTCTCTCCACATGACCGCCAAGTTGGACAGAAGATTCAGTGCCTTAGTGGAG GTACAGGATTGTGGATCAATGGTGACAGAAGAGCAGCCACATGCAATGCTGATACCAATGGAGTATTTCCTCATGGGATATGGACTCTACAGACCAAACCAGCTTAGTGGCAGCCCAAGGAGTCCTCTAACTCCATCTTGTATAGCTCCCGAGCTTCTCTCTCCAGAGAGCATGGGCTTAAAACTGAAACCTATCAAGACCCGGATTGAATCCAAGGTCCCGGGTACACGCCGATAA
- the LOC107764796 gene encoding protein NDL1-like isoform X1, producing the protein MADSNSSADSVAIDVETIYLGGKEHVVRTSCGPVSVIVYGDQEKPALITYPDLALNHMSCFQGLFFCPEAASLLLHNFCIYHISPPGHELGAAAICPEDPAPSVDDLADQIVEVLNYFGLRSVMCMGVTAGAYILTLFAIKHRERVLGLILVSPLCRAPSWSEWFYNKVMSNLLYFYGMCSLLKDFLLYRYFSKEVRGSAEVPESDIAQACRRLLDERQSINILRFLQAIDGRPDITQGLKKLQCRTLIFVGDSSPFHSDSLHMTAKLDRRFSALVEVQDCGSMVTEEQPHAMLIPMEYFLMGYGLYRPNQLSGSPRSPLTPSCIAPELLSPESMGLKLKPIKTRIESKVPGTRR; encoded by the exons ATGGCAGATTCTAATTCAAGTGCCGATTCTGTTGCCATTGACGTTGAGACCATTTATCTCGGCGGAAAG GAGCACGTCGTACGGACTAGCTGTGGCCCTGTGTCTGTTATAGTTTATGGAGACCAAGAGAAGCCAGCACTGATAACATATCCAGATTTAGCTCTAAATC ATATGTCATGTTTCCAGGGATTATTCTTCTGTCCGGAAGCAGCTTCATTGCTGCTCCATAACTTTTGCATTTACCACATAAGTCCTCCGGGGCATGAG TTGGGAGCTGCAGCAATTTGTCCAGAGGATCCTGCACCTTCAGTAGATGATTTGGCTGATCAGATAGTCGAGGTTCTTAACTATTTTGG GCTGCGGTCAGTTATGTGTATGGGAGTAACGGCTGGTGCTTATATACTCACGTTATTCGCG ATAAAACATAGGGAGCGTGTTCTTGGTTTGATTCTTGTTTCCCCTCTGTGCAGAGCACCTTCTTGGAGTGAATGGTTTTATAATAAG GTCATGTCGAATTTACTTTACTTCTATGGAATGTGTAGTCTGCTGAAAGACTTTTTACTATACCGTTACTTCAGCAAG GAGGTCCGTGGCAGCGCAGAAGTTCCAGAATCAGATATAGCTCAAGCATGCAGAAGA ttGCTAGATGAGAGGCAGAGCATAAACATTTTACGGTTTCTTCAAGCTATTGACGG GAGACCCGATATCACACAAGGATTGAAAAAGCTACAATGTCGAACTCTCATCTTTGTCGGGGATAGTTCTCCTTTCCATTCCGATTCTCTCCACATGACCGCCAAGTTGGACAGAAGATTCAGTGCCTTAGTGGAG GTACAGGATTGTGGATCAATGGTGACAGAAGAGCAGCCACATGCAATGCTGATACCAATGGAGTATTTCCTCATGGGATATGGACTCTACAGACCAAACCAGCTTAGTGGCAGCCCAAGGAGTCCTCTAACTCCATCTTGTATAGCTCCCGAGCTTCTCTCTCCAGAGAGCATGGGCTTAAAACTGAAACCTATCAAGACCCGGATTGAATCCAAGGTCCCGGGTACACGCCGATAA